Proteins encoded within one genomic window of Felis catus isolate Fca126 chromosome C1, F.catus_Fca126_mat1.0, whole genome shotgun sequence:
- the LRRFIP1 gene encoding leucine-rich repeat flightless-interacting protein 1 isoform X33: protein MDMGTQGSGRKRLPNRERLTAEDDALNQIAREAEARLAAKRAARAEAREIRMKELERQQKEASDEDERMSVGSRGSLRVEERPDKDFTEKGSRSLPGLSAATLASLGGTSSRRGSGDTSISIDTEASIREIKELNELKDQIQDVEGKYMQGLKELKDSLAEVEEKYKKAMVSNAQLDNEKTNFMYQVDTLKDMLLELEEQLAESRRQYEEKNKEFEREKHAHSVLQFQFAEVKEALKQREEMLEEIRQLQQKQASYIRDISDLQETIEWKDKKIGALERQKEFFDSIRSDRDDLREEVVMLKEELKKHGIVLNSEITTNGETSDTLNNVGHRGPTKITKEELNALKTMGDGTLGRASEVEVRSEMVENVGEKGMLQNTEQEQRTEDPARERADTEVFHAGGNAEDQKASEDGAPSLGVLADEEPVPNQSLESASFLENTEQVESTPDDRTGASLERSDCLGELDGEIPGPVTEQDSYNALDINNQSKESAETQEDLKILGEGSTEPCQESASPQTPEIGELGSVDMRERGGSPTEGVVEAGPRGLGEQVGTVASRPPRYNSDTVSDDEKYAVDVPTELEPSSGHDLEKEPATQEVAEPRELPVQSTAVGEESDEKEDQERGPRDEKAIQTEVRNVPCCPAAESSPQGATDLGVADTESDPPDTKEPEEEKNDQQGEALDSSQKKTKNKKKKNKKKKPLAPMETLKDVKKELTFQNPDLSEVKEEEQVKSTDEKPVVEAQDEVTESPEKESVAGSSENVDGPENPKIESGEKLNQEDEDVNTKAGKEAADGDTSGSGDDTAQSSGATKEPDEAVRKDGAEQDGATRGIPEPGSPDASGGTLLESESPPEDIDDASHTGSTEPQGMTECAGQVARKVVEDEDDLAPAGEPGASDSGSKDQPRGGSEKGKSKEDCTLS from the exons GTTGAAGAGAGACCAGACAAAGATTTCACTGAGAAG GGGTCTCGGAGCCTGCCCGGCCTGTCGGCAGCCACGCTGGCCTCCCTGGGCGGGACTTCCTCCCGGAGGGGAAGCGGGGACACGTCCATCTCCATCGACACGGAGGCATCCATTAGGGAGATCAAG GAACTGAATGAGTTGAAGGACCAGATTCAGGACGTAGAAGGCAAATACATGCAGGGGTTGAAAGAGCTGAAG GACTCACTGGCGGAAGTTGAGGAGAAATACAAAAAGGCAATGGTTTCCAACGCTCAGCTTGACAATGAAAAGACGAACTTCATGTACCAGGTTGACACATTAAAGGACATGTTGCTGGAGCTCGAAGAACAGCTGGCTGAGTCCAGGCGGCAGTACgaagagaagaacaaa GAGTTCGAGAGGGAGAAGCACGCCCACAGCGTCCTGCAGTTCCAGTTTGCCGAAGTTAAGGAGGCCCTGAAGCAACGAGAAGAGATGCTGGAG GAAATCCGACAGCTACAGCAGAAGCAGGCGAGTTATATCAGGGACATTTCTGACCTTCAGGAGACAATAGAGTGGAAAGACAAGAAGATAGGG GCTttagagaggcagaaagagttcTTTGATTCCATAAGGAGTGACCGAGATGATCTTAGAGAAGAAGTAGTCATGCTGAAAGAGGAATTGAAG AAACACGGAATAGTCCTCAATTCAGAGATCACTACCAATGGAGAGACTTCCGACACCCTAAATAACGTTGGACACCGAGGTCCTACCAAGATAACAAAAGAAGAGTTAAATGCTCTCAAGACGATGGGGGACGGGACGCTAG GAAGAGCCAGTGAAGTGGAGGTGAGAAGCGAAATGGTGGAGAATGTGGGGGAAAAAGGAATGTTGCAGAATACTGAGCAAGAACAGCGCACAGAGGACCCAGCACGGGAGCGTGCGGACACAGAGGTGTTCCATGCTGGTGGAAATGCCGAGGACCAGAAAGCCTCTGAGGACGGGGCCCCCTCACTGGGAGTCTTGGCAGATGAGGAACCCGTTCCAAACCAGAGTCTAGAGAGTGCTTCCTTTCTTGAAAACACGGAGCAGGTTGAGTCCACACCAGATGACAGGACTGGGGCTTCCCTTGAGCGGTCCGACTGCTTGGGTGAATTAGATGGTGAAATCCCAGGTCCTGTGACTGAGCAGGACAGTTACAATGCCTTGGATATCAACAACCAAAGTAAAGAATCTGCAGAAACACAGGAAGATTTGAAAATCTTGGGAGAGGGTAGCACAGAGCCATGTCAAGAATCTGCATCTCCACAAACACCTGAAATTGGAGAGCTGGGCAGTGTAGACATGAGGGAGCGAGGTGGGAGCCCCACAGAGGGTGTGGTGGAGGCAGGGCCAAGGGGGCTTGGGGAGCAGGTGGGCACAGTAGCCTCCAGACCTCCGAGGTATAACAGTGACACCGTGAGTGATGATGAAAAGTACGCGGTAGATGTCCCCACCGAGTTGGAGCCGAGCTCAGGGCATGACCTAGAGAAAGAGCCCGCCACGCAGGAAGTTGCTGAGCCCAGGGAGCTCCCAGTTCAGAGCACAGCGGTAGGTGAGGAGAGTGATGAAAAGGAGGACCAGGAAAGGGGGCCGAGGGATGAGAAAGCGATCCAGACGGAAGTGCGGAACGTTCCTTGTTGTCCAGCAGCCGAAAGCAGTCCTCAGGGAGCAACGGATCTAGGTGTGGCAGACACAGAAAGCGACCCCCCAGACACGAAAGAACccgaggaagaaaagaatgaccAACAGGGAGAGGCATTGGATTCATCCCAGAAGAAGacgaagaacaagaagaagaaaaacaagaagaaaaaaccaCTGGCGCCTATGGAGACCCTGAAAGATgttaagaaagagttaacattTCAGAACCCAGACTTAAGTGAAGTTAAGGAAGAAGAGCAGGTAAAATCTACTGACGAAAAACCAGTTGTAGAAGCACAAGATGAGGTCACTGAAAGCCCAGAAAAGGAGAGTGTGGCAGGAAGCAGTGAAAATGTTGATGGTCCAGAGAATCCTAAAATTGAGTCGGGTGAAaaacttaaccaagaagatgAGGACGTAAACACTAAAGCGGGGAAAGAAGCAGCCGATGGCGACACATCGGGGTCGGGAGATGACACAGCCCAGTCATCAGGCGCGACGAAGGAGCCAGATGAAGCCGTTCGAAAGGATGGCGCTGAACAAGACGGCGCCACCCGCGGCATTCCAGAACCAGGGAGTCCAGACGCGTCCGGCGGCACCCTGCTGGAGAGTGAAAGCCCCCCCGAGGACATCGACGATGCGTCTCACACGGGAAGCACAGAGCCGCAGGGGATGACGGAATGTGCCGGTCAGGTAGCCCGGAAGGTTGTAGAGGATGAGGATGACCTAGCACCCGCAGGAGAGCCGGGAGCCTCCGATTCAGGAAGCAAAGACCAGCCGAGAGGCGGAAGCGAGAAGGGCAAAAGCAAAGAGGACTGCACCCTGTCGTAA
- the LRRFIP1 gene encoding leucine-rich repeat flightless-interacting protein 1 isoform X30 has translation MDMGTQGSGRKRLPNRERLTAEDDALNQIAREAEARLAAKRAARAEAREIRMKELERQQKEEDSERYSRRSRRNTSASDEDERMSVGSRGSLRVEERPDKDFTEKGSRSLPGLSAATLASLGGTSSRRGSGDTSISIDTEASIREIKELNELKDQIQDVEGKYMQGLKELKDSLAEVEEKYKKAMVSNAQLDNEKTNFMYQVDTLKDMLLELEEQLAESRRQYEEKNKEFEREKHAHSVLQFQFAEVKEALKQREEMLEEIRQLQQKQASYIRDISDLQETIEWKDKKIGALERQKEFFDSIRSDRDDLREEVVMLKEELKKHGIVLNSEITTNGETSDTLNNVGHRGPTKITKEELNALKTMGDGTLGRASEVEVRSEMVENVGEKGMLQNTEQEQRTEDPARERADTEVFHAGGNAEDQKASEDGAPSLGVLADEEPVPNQSLESASFLENTEQVESTPDDRTGASLERSDCLGELDGEIPGPVTEQDSYNALDINNQSKESAETQEDLKILGEGSTEPCQESASPQTPEIGELGSVDMRERGGSPTEGVVEAGPRGLGEQVGTVASRPPRYNSDTVSDDEKYAVDVPTELEPSSGHDLEKEPATQEVAEPRELPVQSTAVGEESDEKEDQERGPRDEKAIQTEVRNVPCCPAAESSPQGATDLGVADTESDPPDTKEPEEEKNDQQGEALDSSQKKTKNKKKKNKKKKPLAPMETLKDVKKELTFQNPDLSEVKEEEQVKSTDEKPVVEAQDEVTESPEKESVAGSSENVDGPENPKIESGEKLNQEDEDVNTKAGKEAADGDTSGSGDDTAQSSGATKEPDEAVRKDGAEQDGATRGIPEPGSPDASGGTLLESESPPEDIDDASHTGSTEPQGMTECAGQVARKVVEDEDDLAPAGEPGASDSGSKDQPRGGSEKGKSKEDCTLS, from the exons GTTGAAGAGAGACCAGACAAAGATTTCACTGAGAAG GGGTCTCGGAGCCTGCCCGGCCTGTCGGCAGCCACGCTGGCCTCCCTGGGCGGGACTTCCTCCCGGAGGGGAAGCGGGGACACGTCCATCTCCATCGACACGGAGGCATCCATTAGGGAGATCAAG GAACTGAATGAGTTGAAGGACCAGATTCAGGACGTAGAAGGCAAATACATGCAGGGGTTGAAAGAGCTGAAG GACTCACTGGCGGAAGTTGAGGAGAAATACAAAAAGGCAATGGTTTCCAACGCTCAGCTTGACAATGAAAAGACGAACTTCATGTACCAGGTTGACACATTAAAGGACATGTTGCTGGAGCTCGAAGAACAGCTGGCTGAGTCCAGGCGGCAGTACgaagagaagaacaaa GAGTTCGAGAGGGAGAAGCACGCCCACAGCGTCCTGCAGTTCCAGTTTGCCGAAGTTAAGGAGGCCCTGAAGCAACGAGAAGAGATGCTGGAG GAAATCCGACAGCTACAGCAGAAGCAGGCGAGTTATATCAGGGACATTTCTGACCTTCAGGAGACAATAGAGTGGAAAGACAAGAAGATAGGG GCTttagagaggcagaaagagttcTTTGATTCCATAAGGAGTGACCGAGATGATCTTAGAGAAGAAGTAGTCATGCTGAAAGAGGAATTGAAG AAACACGGAATAGTCCTCAATTCAGAGATCACTACCAATGGAGAGACTTCCGACACCCTAAATAACGTTGGACACCGAGGTCCTACCAAGATAACAAAAGAAGAGTTAAATGCTCTCAAGACGATGGGGGACGGGACGCTAG GAAGAGCCAGTGAAGTGGAGGTGAGAAGCGAAATGGTGGAGAATGTGGGGGAAAAAGGAATGTTGCAGAATACTGAGCAAGAACAGCGCACAGAGGACCCAGCACGGGAGCGTGCGGACACAGAGGTGTTCCATGCTGGTGGAAATGCCGAGGACCAGAAAGCCTCTGAGGACGGGGCCCCCTCACTGGGAGTCTTGGCAGATGAGGAACCCGTTCCAAACCAGAGTCTAGAGAGTGCTTCCTTTCTTGAAAACACGGAGCAGGTTGAGTCCACACCAGATGACAGGACTGGGGCTTCCCTTGAGCGGTCCGACTGCTTGGGTGAATTAGATGGTGAAATCCCAGGTCCTGTGACTGAGCAGGACAGTTACAATGCCTTGGATATCAACAACCAAAGTAAAGAATCTGCAGAAACACAGGAAGATTTGAAAATCTTGGGAGAGGGTAGCACAGAGCCATGTCAAGAATCTGCATCTCCACAAACACCTGAAATTGGAGAGCTGGGCAGTGTAGACATGAGGGAGCGAGGTGGGAGCCCCACAGAGGGTGTGGTGGAGGCAGGGCCAAGGGGGCTTGGGGAGCAGGTGGGCACAGTAGCCTCCAGACCTCCGAGGTATAACAGTGACACCGTGAGTGATGATGAAAAGTACGCGGTAGATGTCCCCACCGAGTTGGAGCCGAGCTCAGGGCATGACCTAGAGAAAGAGCCCGCCACGCAGGAAGTTGCTGAGCCCAGGGAGCTCCCAGTTCAGAGCACAGCGGTAGGTGAGGAGAGTGATGAAAAGGAGGACCAGGAAAGGGGGCCGAGGGATGAGAAAGCGATCCAGACGGAAGTGCGGAACGTTCCTTGTTGTCCAGCAGCCGAAAGCAGTCCTCAGGGAGCAACGGATCTAGGTGTGGCAGACACAGAAAGCGACCCCCCAGACACGAAAGAACccgaggaagaaaagaatgaccAACAGGGAGAGGCATTGGATTCATCCCAGAAGAAGacgaagaacaagaagaagaaaaacaagaagaaaaaaccaCTGGCGCCTATGGAGACCCTGAAAGATgttaagaaagagttaacattTCAGAACCCAGACTTAAGTGAAGTTAAGGAAGAAGAGCAGGTAAAATCTACTGACGAAAAACCAGTTGTAGAAGCACAAGATGAGGTCACTGAAAGCCCAGAAAAGGAGAGTGTGGCAGGAAGCAGTGAAAATGTTGATGGTCCAGAGAATCCTAAAATTGAGTCGGGTGAAaaacttaaccaagaagatgAGGACGTAAACACTAAAGCGGGGAAAGAAGCAGCCGATGGCGACACATCGGGGTCGGGAGATGACACAGCCCAGTCATCAGGCGCGACGAAGGAGCCAGATGAAGCCGTTCGAAAGGATGGCGCTGAACAAGACGGCGCCACCCGCGGCATTCCAGAACCAGGGAGTCCAGACGCGTCCGGCGGCACCCTGCTGGAGAGTGAAAGCCCCCCCGAGGACATCGACGATGCGTCTCACACGGGAAGCACAGAGCCGCAGGGGATGACGGAATGTGCCGGTCAGGTAGCCCGGAAGGTTGTAGAGGATGAGGATGACCTAGCACCCGCAGGAGAGCCGGGAGCCTCCGATTCAGGAAGCAAAGACCAGCCGAGAGGCGGAAGCGAGAAGGGCAAAAGCAAAGAGGACTGCACCCTGTCGTAA
- the LRRFIP1 gene encoding leucine-rich repeat flightless-interacting protein 1 isoform X35: protein MTNPAATQNKEIDCLSPEAQRLAEARLAAKRAARAEAREIRMKELERQQKEVEERPDKDFTEKGSRSLPGLSAATLASLGGTSSRRGSGDTSISIDTEASIREIKELNELKDQIQDVEGKYMQGLKELKDSLAEVEEKYKKAMVSNAQLDNEKTNFMYQVDTLKDMLLELEEQLAESRRQYEEKNKEFEREKHAHSVLQFQFAEVKEALKQREEMLEEIRQLQQKQASYIRDISDLQETIEWKDKKIGALERQKEFFDSIRSDRDDLREEVVMLKEELKKHGIVLNSEITTNGETSDTLNNVGHRGPTKITKEELNALKTMGDGTLGRASEVEVRSEMVENVGEKGMLQNTEQEQRTEDPARERADTEVFHAGGNAEDQKASEDGAPSLGVLADEEPVPNQSLESASFLENTEQVESTPDDRTGASLERSDCLGELDGEIPGPVTEQDSYNALDINNQSKESAETQEDLKILGEGSTEPCQESASPQTPEIGELGSVDMRERGGSPTEGVVEAGPRGLGEQVGTVASRPPRYNSDTVSDDEKYAVDVPTELEPSSGHDLEKEPATQEVAEPRELPVQSTAVGEESDEKEDQERGPRDEKAIQTEVRNVPCCPAAESSPQGATDLGVADTESDPPDTKEPEEEKNDQQGEALDSSQKKTKNKKKKNKKKKPLAPMETLKDVKKELTFQNPDLSEVKEEEQVKSTDEKPVVEAQDEVTESPEKESVAGSSENVDGPENPKIESGEKLNQEDEDVNTKAGKEAADGDTSGSGDDTAQSSGATKEPDEAVRKDGAEQDGATRGIPEPGSPDASGGTLLESESPPEDIDDASHTGSTEPQGMTECAGQVARKVVEDEDDLAPAGEPGASDSGSKDQPRGGSEKGKSKEDCTLS from the exons GTTGAAGAGAGACCAGACAAAGATTTCACTGAGAAG GGGTCTCGGAGCCTGCCCGGCCTGTCGGCAGCCACGCTGGCCTCCCTGGGCGGGACTTCCTCCCGGAGGGGAAGCGGGGACACGTCCATCTCCATCGACACGGAGGCATCCATTAGGGAGATCAAG GAACTGAATGAGTTGAAGGACCAGATTCAGGACGTAGAAGGCAAATACATGCAGGGGTTGAAAGAGCTGAAG GACTCACTGGCGGAAGTTGAGGAGAAATACAAAAAGGCAATGGTTTCCAACGCTCAGCTTGACAATGAAAAGACGAACTTCATGTACCAGGTTGACACATTAAAGGACATGTTGCTGGAGCTCGAAGAACAGCTGGCTGAGTCCAGGCGGCAGTACgaagagaagaacaaa GAGTTCGAGAGGGAGAAGCACGCCCACAGCGTCCTGCAGTTCCAGTTTGCCGAAGTTAAGGAGGCCCTGAAGCAACGAGAAGAGATGCTGGAG GAAATCCGACAGCTACAGCAGAAGCAGGCGAGTTATATCAGGGACATTTCTGACCTTCAGGAGACAATAGAGTGGAAAGACAAGAAGATAGGG GCTttagagaggcagaaagagttcTTTGATTCCATAAGGAGTGACCGAGATGATCTTAGAGAAGAAGTAGTCATGCTGAAAGAGGAATTGAAG AAACACGGAATAGTCCTCAATTCAGAGATCACTACCAATGGAGAGACTTCCGACACCCTAAATAACGTTGGACACCGAGGTCCTACCAAGATAACAAAAGAAGAGTTAAATGCTCTCAAGACGATGGGGGACGGGACGCTAG GAAGAGCCAGTGAAGTGGAGGTGAGAAGCGAAATGGTGGAGAATGTGGGGGAAAAAGGAATGTTGCAGAATACTGAGCAAGAACAGCGCACAGAGGACCCAGCACGGGAGCGTGCGGACACAGAGGTGTTCCATGCTGGTGGAAATGCCGAGGACCAGAAAGCCTCTGAGGACGGGGCCCCCTCACTGGGAGTCTTGGCAGATGAGGAACCCGTTCCAAACCAGAGTCTAGAGAGTGCTTCCTTTCTTGAAAACACGGAGCAGGTTGAGTCCACACCAGATGACAGGACTGGGGCTTCCCTTGAGCGGTCCGACTGCTTGGGTGAATTAGATGGTGAAATCCCAGGTCCTGTGACTGAGCAGGACAGTTACAATGCCTTGGATATCAACAACCAAAGTAAAGAATCTGCAGAAACACAGGAAGATTTGAAAATCTTGGGAGAGGGTAGCACAGAGCCATGTCAAGAATCTGCATCTCCACAAACACCTGAAATTGGAGAGCTGGGCAGTGTAGACATGAGGGAGCGAGGTGGGAGCCCCACAGAGGGTGTGGTGGAGGCAGGGCCAAGGGGGCTTGGGGAGCAGGTGGGCACAGTAGCCTCCAGACCTCCGAGGTATAACAGTGACACCGTGAGTGATGATGAAAAGTACGCGGTAGATGTCCCCACCGAGTTGGAGCCGAGCTCAGGGCATGACCTAGAGAAAGAGCCCGCCACGCAGGAAGTTGCTGAGCCCAGGGAGCTCCCAGTTCAGAGCACAGCGGTAGGTGAGGAGAGTGATGAAAAGGAGGACCAGGAAAGGGGGCCGAGGGATGAGAAAGCGATCCAGACGGAAGTGCGGAACGTTCCTTGTTGTCCAGCAGCCGAAAGCAGTCCTCAGGGAGCAACGGATCTAGGTGTGGCAGACACAGAAAGCGACCCCCCAGACACGAAAGAACccgaggaagaaaagaatgaccAACAGGGAGAGGCATTGGATTCATCCCAGAAGAAGacgaagaacaagaagaagaaaaacaagaagaaaaaaccaCTGGCGCCTATGGAGACCCTGAAAGATgttaagaaagagttaacattTCAGAACCCAGACTTAAGTGAAGTTAAGGAAGAAGAGCAGGTAAAATCTACTGACGAAAAACCAGTTGTAGAAGCACAAGATGAGGTCACTGAAAGCCCAGAAAAGGAGAGTGTGGCAGGAAGCAGTGAAAATGTTGATGGTCCAGAGAATCCTAAAATTGAGTCGGGTGAAaaacttaaccaagaagatgAGGACGTAAACACTAAAGCGGGGAAAGAAGCAGCCGATGGCGACACATCGGGGTCGGGAGATGACACAGCCCAGTCATCAGGCGCGACGAAGGAGCCAGATGAAGCCGTTCGAAAGGATGGCGCTGAACAAGACGGCGCCACCCGCGGCATTCCAGAACCAGGGAGTCCAGACGCGTCCGGCGGCACCCTGCTGGAGAGTGAAAGCCCCCCCGAGGACATCGACGATGCGTCTCACACGGGAAGCACAGAGCCGCAGGGGATGACGGAATGTGCCGGTCAGGTAGCCCGGAAGGTTGTAGAGGATGAGGATGACCTAGCACCCGCAGGAGAGCCGGGAGCCTCCGATTCAGGAAGCAAAGACCAGCCGAGAGGCGGAAGCGAGAAGGGCAAAAGCAAAGAGGACTGCACCCTGTCGTAA
- the LRRFIP1 gene encoding leucine-rich repeat flightless-interacting protein 1 isoform X31, with amino-acid sequence MDMGTQGSGRKRLPNRERLTAEDDALNQIAREAEARLAAKRAARAEAREIRMKELERQQKEASDEDERMSVGSRGSLRVSNQDDRVCTVEERPDKDFTEKGSRSLPGLSAATLASLGGTSSRRGSGDTSISIDTEASIREIKELNELKDQIQDVEGKYMQGLKELKDSLAEVEEKYKKAMVSNAQLDNEKTNFMYQVDTLKDMLLELEEQLAESRRQYEEKNKEFEREKHAHSVLQFQFAEVKEALKQREEMLEEIRQLQQKQASYIRDISDLQETIEWKDKKIGALERQKEFFDSIRSDRDDLREEVVMLKEELKKHGIVLNSEITTNGETSDTLNNVGHRGPTKITKEELNALKTMGDGTLGRASEVEVRSEMVENVGEKGMLQNTEQEQRTEDPARERADTEVFHAGGNAEDQKASEDGAPSLGVLADEEPVPNQSLESASFLENTEQVESTPDDRTGASLERSDCLGELDGEIPGPVTEQDSYNALDINNQSKESAETQEDLKILGEGSTEPCQESASPQTPEIGELGSVDMRERGGSPTEGVVEAGPRGLGEQVGTVASRPPRYNSDTVSDDEKYAVDVPTELEPSSGHDLEKEPATQEVAEPRELPVQSTAVGEESDEKEDQERGPRDEKAIQTEVRNVPCCPAAESSPQGATDLGVADTESDPPDTKEPEEEKNDQQGEALDSSQKKTKNKKKKNKKKKPLAPMETLKDVKKELTFQNPDLSEVKEEEQVKSTDEKPVVEAQDEVTESPEKESVAGSSENVDGPENPKIESGEKLNQEDEDVNTKAGKEAADGDTSGSGDDTAQSSGATKEPDEAVRKDGAEQDGATRGIPEPGSPDASGGTLLESESPPEDIDDASHTGSTEPQGMTECAGQVARKVVEDEDDLAPAGEPGASDSGSKDQPRGGSEKGKSKEDCTLS; translated from the exons GTTGAAGAGAGACCAGACAAAGATTTCACTGAGAAG GGGTCTCGGAGCCTGCCCGGCCTGTCGGCAGCCACGCTGGCCTCCCTGGGCGGGACTTCCTCCCGGAGGGGAAGCGGGGACACGTCCATCTCCATCGACACGGAGGCATCCATTAGGGAGATCAAG GAACTGAATGAGTTGAAGGACCAGATTCAGGACGTAGAAGGCAAATACATGCAGGGGTTGAAAGAGCTGAAG GACTCACTGGCGGAAGTTGAGGAGAAATACAAAAAGGCAATGGTTTCCAACGCTCAGCTTGACAATGAAAAGACGAACTTCATGTACCAGGTTGACACATTAAAGGACATGTTGCTGGAGCTCGAAGAACAGCTGGCTGAGTCCAGGCGGCAGTACgaagagaagaacaaa GAGTTCGAGAGGGAGAAGCACGCCCACAGCGTCCTGCAGTTCCAGTTTGCCGAAGTTAAGGAGGCCCTGAAGCAACGAGAAGAGATGCTGGAG GAAATCCGACAGCTACAGCAGAAGCAGGCGAGTTATATCAGGGACATTTCTGACCTTCAGGAGACAATAGAGTGGAAAGACAAGAAGATAGGG GCTttagagaggcagaaagagttcTTTGATTCCATAAGGAGTGACCGAGATGATCTTAGAGAAGAAGTAGTCATGCTGAAAGAGGAATTGAAG AAACACGGAATAGTCCTCAATTCAGAGATCACTACCAATGGAGAGACTTCCGACACCCTAAATAACGTTGGACACCGAGGTCCTACCAAGATAACAAAAGAAGAGTTAAATGCTCTCAAGACGATGGGGGACGGGACGCTAG GAAGAGCCAGTGAAGTGGAGGTGAGAAGCGAAATGGTGGAGAATGTGGGGGAAAAAGGAATGTTGCAGAATACTGAGCAAGAACAGCGCACAGAGGACCCAGCACGGGAGCGTGCGGACACAGAGGTGTTCCATGCTGGTGGAAATGCCGAGGACCAGAAAGCCTCTGAGGACGGGGCCCCCTCACTGGGAGTCTTGGCAGATGAGGAACCCGTTCCAAACCAGAGTCTAGAGAGTGCTTCCTTTCTTGAAAACACGGAGCAGGTTGAGTCCACACCAGATGACAGGACTGGGGCTTCCCTTGAGCGGTCCGACTGCTTGGGTGAATTAGATGGTGAAATCCCAGGTCCTGTGACTGAGCAGGACAGTTACAATGCCTTGGATATCAACAACCAAAGTAAAGAATCTGCAGAAACACAGGAAGATTTGAAAATCTTGGGAGAGGGTAGCACAGAGCCATGTCAAGAATCTGCATCTCCACAAACACCTGAAATTGGAGAGCTGGGCAGTGTAGACATGAGGGAGCGAGGTGGGAGCCCCACAGAGGGTGTGGTGGAGGCAGGGCCAAGGGGGCTTGGGGAGCAGGTGGGCACAGTAGCCTCCAGACCTCCGAGGTATAACAGTGACACCGTGAGTGATGATGAAAAGTACGCGGTAGATGTCCCCACCGAGTTGGAGCCGAGCTCAGGGCATGACCTAGAGAAAGAGCCCGCCACGCAGGAAGTTGCTGAGCCCAGGGAGCTCCCAGTTCAGAGCACAGCGGTAGGTGAGGAGAGTGATGAAAAGGAGGACCAGGAAAGGGGGCCGAGGGATGAGAAAGCGATCCAGACGGAAGTGCGGAACGTTCCTTGTTGTCCAGCAGCCGAAAGCAGTCCTCAGGGAGCAACGGATCTAGGTGTGGCAGACACAGAAAGCGACCCCCCAGACACGAAAGAACccgaggaagaaaagaatgaccAACAGGGAGAGGCATTGGATTCATCCCAGAAGAAGacgaagaacaagaagaagaaaaacaagaagaaaaaaccaCTGGCGCCTATGGAGACCCTGAAAGATgttaagaaagagttaacattTCAGAACCCAGACTTAAGTGAAGTTAAGGAAGAAGAGCAGGTAAAATCTACTGACGAAAAACCAGTTGTAGAAGCACAAGATGAGGTCACTGAAAGCCCAGAAAAGGAGAGTGTGGCAGGAAGCAGTGAAAATGTTGATGGTCCAGAGAATCCTAAAATTGAGTCGGGTGAAaaacttaaccaagaagatgAGGACGTAAACACTAAAGCGGGGAAAGAAGCAGCCGATGGCGACACATCGGGGTCGGGAGATGACACAGCCCAGTCATCAGGCGCGACGAAGGAGCCAGATGAAGCCGTTCGAAAGGATGGCGCTGAACAAGACGGCGCCACCCGCGGCATTCCAGAACCAGGGAGTCCAGACGCGTCCGGCGGCACCCTGCTGGAGAGTGAAAGCCCCCCCGAGGACATCGACGATGCGTCTCACACGGGAAGCACAGAGCCGCAGGGGATGACGGAATGTGCCGGTCAGGTAGCCCGGAAGGTTGTAGAGGATGAGGATGACCTAGCACCCGCAGGAGAGCCGGGAGCCTCCGATTCAGGAAGCAAAGACCAGCCGAGAGGCGGAAGCGAGAAGGGCAAAAGCAAAGAGGACTGCACCCTGTCGTAA